One Porphyromonas pogonae genomic region harbors:
- a CDS encoding class I SAM-dependent methyltransferase codes for MNKGELINYWVEKYKDIGADRILLGANDIPSDLRSLVATQISLKSNFMVKLPSWYSNPSIYIPTKLALEQSTGEVCARYKQRFISDTDILCDFTGGFGVDFWAMATKAHKSYYIEQDKDLYEAARDNLTSLLGNDKMIEFIHGNSTSYLDYCADHDVSFIFMDPARRDTGDKNRRVFAIDDCYPNAVEIIRDINKIYSLKRKIPPKILVKLSPMLDVAHTLKTLPQAKELNILCHKNEVKEILVYIDLEHTYQDFKHIPVIASNILKDDTDLIDIFTSTLNEEGGCKADYVEEIGQYVYEPNAGIMKSGMFKSLGLAFNILQVSNDSHLYSSDRFIPDFPGRKFEVEEILPFKSSLLKDLKSKKIKAQITCRNFPLSPDELRKKTGIKDDSSRTIIGTKMSDGTLFLLNCISLYTR; via the coding sequence ATGAATAAAGGTGAGCTTATAAATTATTGGGTTGAAAAATATAAAGACATTGGTGCCGATAGGATTTTGTTAGGTGCCAATGATATTCCTTCAGATCTGAGAAGCTTAGTCGCTACACAAATAAGTCTGAAGAGTAATTTTATGGTAAAATTACCGTCATGGTATAGCAATCCTTCTATATATATCCCCACTAAACTTGCATTAGAGCAATCTACAGGAGAAGTATGTGCTCGTTATAAACAGCGATTCATAAGTGATACAGATATATTATGTGACTTTACTGGTGGATTCGGGGTTGATTTTTGGGCCATGGCTACCAAAGCCCATAAAAGCTACTACATAGAGCAGGATAAAGATTTGTATGAAGCAGCTCGAGATAACCTGACAAGCTTATTGGGCAATGATAAAATGATTGAGTTTATTCATGGTAATTCTACGTCTTACTTGGATTACTGTGCTGATCATGATGTTTCATTTATCTTTATGGATCCTGCACGGCGTGATACAGGGGATAAGAATAGGCGCGTTTTTGCTATTGACGATTGCTACCCCAATGCTGTAGAAATAATCAGAGATATAAACAAAATATATTCTTTAAAAAGGAAAATACCACCCAAAATACTTGTGAAACTATCACCTATGTTGGATGTAGCCCATACTTTGAAGACCTTACCTCAAGCAAAGGAGTTGAACATCCTTTGTCACAAAAACGAAGTAAAGGAGATACTCGTCTACATTGACTTAGAACATACATATCAAGATTTTAAGCATATTCCTGTGATTGCAAGTAATATTCTTAAAGATGATACGGATTTGATTGATATCTTTACCAGTACATTGAACGAAGAAGGGGGATGTAAAGCTGATTATGTGGAAGAAATCGGACAATATGTTTACGAACCTAATGCCGGAATTATGAAGTCCGGGATGTTCAAAAGTCTTGGTTTGGCTTTTAATATTTTGCAGGTGAGTAATGACTCACATTTATATTCATCAGACAGATTCATACCAGACTTTCCCGGACGCAAATTTGAAGTTGAGGAAATACTTCCATTCAAATCATCTTTGTTAAAGGATTTGAAAAGTAAAAAAATAAAGGCACAAATAACATGTAGGAATTTTCCTCTTAGTCCGGATGAATTAAGAAAAAAAACCGGAATAAAGGATGATAGCTCAAGAACGATAATTGGAACAAAAATGAGTGACGGCACTCTCTTTTTGCTTAATTGCATATCTTTGTATACAAGATGA
- a CDS encoding gamma carbonic anhydrase family protein — protein MALIKSVRGFTPVIGEKCFLAENSTIVGDVVMGDGCSIWFNAVLRGDVNSIRIGNNVNIQDGSVLHTLYQKSTIEIGDNVSVGHNVVIHGAKIKEYALIGMGSVVMDDAVVGEGAIVAAGSVVLSKTQIEPYTIYAGSPAKFVKKVDPEQSQEINQKIAHNYQMYASWYNE, from the coding sequence ATGGCTTTAATAAAATCAGTCAGAGGCTTTACTCCGGTAATAGGCGAAAAGTGTTTTTTAGCAGAAAACTCTACCATTGTGGGTGATGTAGTAATGGGAGATGGATGTAGTATTTGGTTCAATGCCGTACTCAGAGGGGATGTCAATTCTATTCGTATTGGTAATAATGTCAATATTCAAGATGGTTCGGTATTACACACTCTCTATCAAAAGTCCACTATAGAGATAGGCGATAATGTGTCGGTAGGGCACAATGTAGTGATACACGGAGCTAAGATAAAAGAATATGCTCTGATAGGTATGGGATCAGTAGTTATGGATGATGCTGTAGTGGGTGAGGGAGCTATAGTAGCCGCCGGTTCCGTTGTTTTGTCTAAGACTCAAATAGAGCCTTACACAATTTATGCCGGATCCCCGGCGAAATTTGTGAAGAAGGTGGATCCTGAGCAAAGTCAGGAAATCAATCAGAAGATTGCGCATAATTATCAAATGTACGCATCTTGGTATAATGAATAA
- a CDS encoding aminopeptidase P family N-terminal domain-containing protein, producing the protein MHMEIKAKISALREAMSKEGVKAYIIPSADAHLSEYTPERWKGRAWISGFDGSAGTVVVTDKKAGLWTDSRYFLQAESDLKGSEIELFKMGMPGVISIEEFLLQELNQGDIAACDGNCYAHTDAEETRSQLSQKNIKLRTDIDLFTEIWKDRPSIPAEKIFTHPDKYAGKSVKQKIETVLDKLHKKGCNATIMTMLDEVAWAFNIRGYDVPFNPVAVVYGYISDKESILFVLPHKIDKDVIAHLEAEGVKVKDYHEIVSYLGQLGQEVKLFVDPKRISEAIFEAIPQHCQKIYGVSIVTMLKAVKNDVEIKGLRDVMERDGVALTRFFMWLEKVLKEGATPSEVEIGEKLASFRAQDEQYYGDSFDTIAGYQAHGAIVHYSAKPETAFNLKAEGVLLLDSGGQYKDGTTDITRTLALSAPGADLKKDYTLVMKGHIGIATAQYPEGTRGGQLDILARKALWDEGLNYGHGTGHGVGCFLNVHEGPQNIRTEINPTVLEPGMITSNEPGLYRAGKYGIRIENLVVTRLNTETEFGKFFGFETLTMCYFDNNLIEKSLLTESEIKWYNDYQKTVYDRLSPRLNKEEAEWLKAKTAAI; encoded by the coding sequence ATACATATGGAAATAAAAGCAAAGATTTCTGCTCTTAGAGAGGCCATGAGTAAAGAAGGTGTCAAGGCATACATTATTCCTTCTGCCGATGCTCACTTAAGTGAATATACTCCGGAAAGATGGAAAGGAAGAGCATGGATCAGCGGATTTGACGGATCGGCCGGTACAGTAGTCGTGACAGATAAAAAAGCCGGTTTATGGACAGACTCGAGATATTTCCTTCAGGCAGAAAGCGACTTGAAAGGCTCAGAAATAGAATTATTCAAGATGGGGATGCCCGGAGTGATAAGTATAGAGGAGTTTTTGCTCCAAGAACTTAATCAAGGGGATATAGCAGCTTGCGATGGTAACTGCTATGCACATACCGATGCAGAGGAGACTCGTTCTCAACTATCTCAGAAGAATATCAAGCTACGCACTGATATCGATCTGTTTACAGAGATTTGGAAGGATAGACCATCTATTCCTGCAGAGAAAATATTCACTCATCCGGATAAATACGCCGGGAAGTCGGTGAAGCAAAAGATAGAGACTGTCTTAGACAAACTTCATAAGAAAGGATGCAACGCTACCATCATGACTATGCTGGATGAGGTGGCATGGGCATTTAACATAAGGGGGTATGATGTTCCATTCAATCCCGTAGCCGTTGTATATGGATATATTTCGGATAAAGAATCTATTCTTTTTGTGCTCCCTCATAAGATTGATAAAGATGTAATAGCTCATCTGGAGGCTGAGGGTGTAAAGGTCAAGGACTATCATGAGATAGTTTCTTACTTGGGACAGCTGGGGCAAGAAGTCAAGCTGTTTGTAGATCCCAAACGTATCTCAGAGGCAATTTTTGAAGCGATACCACAACACTGCCAAAAGATATATGGAGTATCCATCGTAACTATGCTTAAGGCCGTGAAAAATGATGTAGAAATCAAAGGCCTACGTGATGTTATGGAGCGTGATGGTGTAGCTCTTACTCGTTTCTTTATGTGGCTTGAAAAGGTGCTCAAAGAAGGTGCTACTCCTTCTGAGGTTGAGATAGGGGAGAAGCTTGCTTCATTCAGAGCGCAAGATGAGCAGTACTATGGTGATAGTTTTGATACTATAGCCGGATATCAGGCACATGGTGCTATTGTGCATTATTCAGCAAAACCTGAAACAGCATTTAACCTGAAAGCTGAAGGCGTATTGCTCCTTGATAGTGGTGGGCAGTACAAAGACGGTACTACGGATATTACCCGTACACTTGCTTTGAGCGCTCCCGGTGCAGACCTCAAAAAGGATTATACTTTAGTAATGAAAGGACACATCGGCATAGCTACTGCTCAATACCCTGAAGGTACACGTGGCGGACAATTGGATATATTGGCGCGTAAGGCTTTGTGGGATGAAGGGCTCAACTATGGACACGGTACGGGGCATGGTGTAGGTTGTTTCTTGAATGTACATGAAGGTCCGCAAAATATCCGTACTGAGATTAATCCTACTGTTTTGGAGCCTGGAATGATCACCAGCAATGAGCCGGGGCTTTATCGTGCGGGAAAATACGGTATACGTATAGAAAACCTTGTGGTAACACGTTTGAATACAGAAACGGAATTTGGTAAGTTTTTTGGTTTTGAAACTCTGACGATGTGCTATTTCGATAATAACCTTATCGAAAAGAGCCTATTGACAGAATCGGAAATCAAATGGTACAATGACTATCAAAAGACTGTTTACGATAGGCTGAGCCCCCGCTTGAATAAAGAAGAGGCCGAATGGCTAAAAGCGAAAACAGCTGCAATATAA
- a CDS encoding DUF4301 family protein, whose protein sequence is MNQELFTPSDIEQLSERGISLEDAKSQIESIKTGFPYLNIIDAASLDFGIMRVDENEQSAYLDIWDQYLQSSYAHVCKMIPASGAASRMFKDLYNFLESPSELPEAKSVVSFFDNITKFAFYERLNEACLRTEWKTIPKLITSGKYKAIVENLLLPKGLNYGNSPKGIILFHKYYNDVRTAAEEHLAEGALYARNLSGEVNIHYTVSPEYLELFKAVLDKRKMKFEDFFGVNFDLSFSIQKASTDTLALDEDGNVFRDKDGNMLFRPGGHGALLSNVNDLRYDVIFIKNIDNVVPDSYKSSTIINKKLLGGILMQARKKIFDYLRHIDSGKVSHGDLMEMSQFLKDNFCIMFPDQKEIDDKDLLEILKAKLNRPIRVCGMVKNEGEPGGGPFIVREPDGSTSLQILESSQINTQIDSQKELLEQSTYFNPVDLVCSTVDYQGRYFDLDKFRNSKTGFVSSKSKDGKSLRALELPGLWNGAMHHWNTIFVEVPVSTFNPVKVINDLLREEHQTIIKKQ, encoded by the coding sequence ATGAATCAGGAGCTTTTTACTCCTTCTGATATCGAACAACTGTCAGAACGAGGTATTTCATTGGAAGATGCGAAATCCCAGATAGAATCAATTAAAACAGGATTTCCCTATTTGAACATTATTGATGCCGCATCATTGGATTTTGGTATTATGAGAGTCGATGAAAATGAACAATCGGCTTATTTAGATATATGGGATCAATATTTGCAGTCGTCATATGCTCATGTCTGTAAAATGATTCCTGCTTCGGGAGCTGCATCCCGCATGTTCAAGGATCTGTATAATTTTTTGGAATCTCCGAGTGAATTGCCGGAGGCAAAGTCGGTGGTATCTTTTTTTGATAATATCACTAAGTTTGCGTTCTATGAACGTCTCAATGAAGCGTGTTTGCGTACCGAGTGGAAAACGATACCTAAACTAATTACATCAGGTAAATATAAAGCTATAGTAGAGAATTTATTATTGCCCAAGGGGCTCAACTACGGCAATTCTCCTAAAGGCATTATCTTATTTCACAAGTACTACAATGATGTTCGTACGGCTGCAGAAGAGCACCTTGCAGAGGGAGCTTTGTATGCGCGTAATTTGTCGGGGGAAGTCAATATTCATTACACTGTATCTCCCGAATATTTAGAGTTGTTCAAGGCTGTACTGGATAAAAGGAAAATGAAGTTCGAAGATTTCTTTGGTGTTAATTTTGATCTCTCGTTCAGTATCCAGAAAGCATCTACCGACACATTAGCTTTGGACGAAGATGGTAATGTTTTTAGAGATAAAGACGGTAATATGCTTTTCCGACCGGGGGGGCATGGGGCTCTCCTGAGCAATGTAAATGATTTGAGATATGATGTGATTTTTATCAAGAATATCGACAATGTTGTTCCCGACTCTTACAAAAGCTCTACCATAATTAATAAGAAACTACTGGGCGGAATATTAATGCAAGCTCGCAAAAAAATATTTGACTATCTCAGGCATATTGACTCAGGTAAAGTGTCGCATGGAGACCTCATGGAAATGAGCCAATTCCTGAAAGACAATTTCTGTATCATGTTTCCTGATCAAAAAGAAATTGATGACAAAGATCTGTTGGAGATATTGAAGGCAAAACTCAATCGCCCCATACGTGTATGCGGTATGGTCAAAAATGAAGGAGAGCCGGGTGGAGGCCCATTTATTGTGCGTGAGCCAGACGGAAGTACTTCATTGCAAATCCTTGAGAGTTCACAGATTAATACTCAGATCGATAGTCAAAAAGAGCTTCTGGAGCAAAGTACTTATTTCAACCCCGTAGATCTGGTATGTTCTACTGTTGATTACCAAGGACGCTACTTTGATCTGGATAAATTCCGCAATAGTAAAACGGGTTTTGTGTCTTCCAAAAGTAAAGATGGTAAAAGCTTGCGAGCATTGGAATTACCTGGGTTGTGGAATGGAGCAATGCACCATTGGAACACCATATTTGTGGAAGTTCCCGTATCCACATTCAATCCTGTAAAGGTTATCAACGATCTTTTACGGGAAGAACATCAGACAATTATAAAAAAACAATAA
- a CDS encoding acyltransferase family protein — protein MTTDKKPEIWIAKAIGITLVAYGHFGSMLDKPAWYALSKEWVYLFHMPLFLMLSGYLFHRTLQRYTSREVVLRAFKRLIIPYLIFAYLITLLQVLQLRGSDEGVTWQMFVSPLYEAQTGSSNYLWFLPALFILQIFAVMFKPAVANTGLLIAGLFYLFRIGVFSNSYLFFPLDTQVFFLSYVSYYGLYFFIGLKLAEFASTRLSALQLAFIGVFFALSSWASLALDLAEPLVGMLKLLAGVSGSFLVWQCCKYFTPSGFAFRPLVEVGKNSDVIYLFHIFPIYFMSLVSLRIGLFGMCLISGIILAIGMSELICAYLLPKSLFLRIVFGRNNK, from the coding sequence ATGACTACTGACAAGAAACCCGAAATCTGGATAGCCAAAGCCATCGGTATCACACTGGTGGCTTATGGCCATTTCGGATCCATGCTGGACAAACCCGCATGGTATGCTCTGTCGAAGGAGTGGGTATATCTCTTTCATATGCCCCTCTTTTTGATGCTTTCAGGTTATCTTTTTCATCGCACCTTACAGCGCTACACGTCTCGTGAGGTTGTACTTCGGGCTTTCAAAAGACTCATTATTCCTTATCTTATTTTTGCTTATCTTATTACTTTGTTGCAAGTTTTGCAGCTCAGAGGTTCAGATGAGGGTGTTACGTGGCAGATGTTTGTATCACCCCTTTATGAAGCTCAGACCGGTTCTTCCAATTATCTTTGGTTTTTGCCTGCATTATTTATACTACAGATCTTTGCTGTAATGTTCAAGCCGGCAGTGGCCAATACCGGGCTTTTGATTGCGGGGCTTTTTTATCTCTTTCGTATCGGTGTTTTTAGCAATTCATATCTTTTCTTCCCTTTAGATACTCAGGTATTTTTCTTATCATATGTTTCTTATTACGGGTTATATTTTTTTATCGGACTCAAACTTGCCGAGTTTGCCTCTACTAGATTGAGTGCCTTGCAACTCGCCTTTATAGGTGTATTTTTTGCTCTGTCATCATGGGCATCCTTGGCGCTTGATTTGGCGGAGCCTCTTGTGGGCATGCTCAAACTTCTGGCGGGAGTCTCAGGTTCGTTCCTGGTGTGGCAATGTTGCAAGTATTTTACTCCATCCGGCTTTGCTTTCAGACCATTGGTCGAAGTGGGTAAAAATAGTGATGTCATCTATTTATTTCACATATTTCCCATCTATTTTATGTCATTGGTTTCGTTGCGAATAGGACTGTTCGGGATGTGCCTTATCAGTGGTATTATTTTGGCTATAGGTATGTCAGAGCTAATATGTGCTTATCTTTTGCCAAAGTCGTTGTTTTTACGCATTGTTTTTGGTCGAAATAATAAATGA